A genomic window from Triticum urartu cultivar G1812 chromosome 7, Tu2.1, whole genome shotgun sequence includes:
- the LOC125522661 gene encoding homeobox-leucine zipper protein HOX28-like — MMHRAAGLDLDLGLGLGLASQGSLTFSTTTDSSSPASASHSQHWTTALSSVVVVHESYGLHQYANQQRKDEPGMRPSTSPESGVSGGTKRGLERTGSGVSRGSATAGGDEDDGGGDGAGGRKKLRLSKDQAAVLEECFKTHSTLNPKQKTALANRLGLRPRQVEVWFQNRRARTKLKQTEVDCEYMKRWCDQLAEQNRRLEKEVAELRALKVAPPANNGAPAGPLTTLTMCLSCKRVASTSSASACNVPSFSSNAGIGMPMPSAEQRQFFCAFRDTGAMYGGTSGLAKVVKPTR; from the exons ATGATGCATCGCGCCGCCGGCCTCGACCTGGACCTCGGGCTGGGGCTCGGGCTCGCCTCCCAGGGCAGCCTCACGTTCTCCACCACCACCGACTCCTCCTCCCCGGCCTCCGCCTCTCACTCGCAGCACTGGACCACCGCGCTCAGCTCCGTCGTCGTCGTGCATGAGTCGTACGGGCTGCACCAGTATGCCAACCAGCAGCGGAAGGACGAGCCGGGGATGAGGCCGTCCACGTCGCCCGAGAGCGGCGTCAGCGGCGGGACCAAGAGGGGCCTGGAGCGCACCGGCTCCGGCGTCTCCCGCGGCAGCGCCACCGCGGGCGGCGAcgaggacgacggcggcggcgacggcgccgGCGGGCGCAAGAAGCTCAGGCTCTCCAAGGACCAGGCCGCCGTCCTGGAGGAGTGCTTCAAGACACACAGCACGCTCAACCCC AAGCAAAAGACGGCGTTGGCGAACCGGCTGGGGCTGCGGCCGCGGCAGGTGGAGGTGTGGTTTCAGAACCGCCGTGCTCGGACCAAGCTGAAGCAGACGGAGGTGGACTGCGAGTACATGAAGCGCTGGTGCGACCAGCTCGCCGAGCAGAACCGCCGCCTCGAGAAGGAGGTTGCCGAACTCCGGGCGCTCAAGGTTGCACCGCCGGCAAACAACGGTGCCCCGGCGGGGCCCCTCACCACCCTCACCATGTGCCTCTCCTGCAAGCGCGTCGCGTCGACGTCCTCCGCCTCGGCCTGCAACGTGCCCAGCTTTTCCTCCAATGCCGGCATCGGCATGCCCATGCCATCCGCGGAACAACGGCAGTTCTTCTGTGCGTTCAGAGACACCGGAGCGATGTACGGCGGTACTTCGGGGCTCGCGAAGGTGGTCAAGCCGACCAGATAA